In the genome of Methanoculleus horonobensis, one region contains:
- the smc gene encoding chromosome segregation protein SMC, with amino-acid sequence MYITQLEIDNFKSFARKTKIPFFEGFTVVSGPNGSGKSNIIDSVLFVLALSGARGLRAEKLTDLINVNSGKNTAEVTATFSDGTTVRRRIKRTPTGYYSYNYLNNRLCKQADVIEFLAKIGIKPEGYNVVMQGDITRIMEMTDGERRKIIDEIAGVAEFDHKRGQAFSELEVVRERLEREELLLNELVARLDALQHEREQAMEYRRWQEGLEHLGQCRGAALVRQKEQEIGTLHGLMHDQQAAIARTEGEVEAVRGEIEEAHGRQQAVEEEINHKSGPEYLELVGRLEEARSAIKLGEKTIERLKVNRDENAEAVQRVYLDGKRAEAKVEECVAQIRNLSIDRANLAMELATQRDEMKEVEDRIASGSKEVEGVKDQLFATMQDLESKKELRSKILREQDIFIEKSRMRTSERERLDARIAQIEEELTNKQEQVAEYSSCMADCEAQKRQIERDLSEAESTLFGRRSALDRLKKEIRENEQNLMRFEAQQQAHGDAGGKAMDVVLGMDGVHGTVAQLGRAPPEYATALDVAAMGRLRWVIVDTDSVASDAIRYLKENRLGRVTFLPLNKLRPPILSPLEADPGIVGYAVDLLEFDPAFDRAFRVVFGATVVVDTLDRARRMMGRYKMVTIEGDVVERSGAMTGGSQGKKVRGFGVAVDDEIARVRAKLAELEAEAGEIEASIGRFAVAAESKRAERSSIEEQVARYRMLVDEYQKRIEVLSGEKRTLEESLREMLDSAKTGGEELARLEGDLERITGEIAQVSAEIDDLKKKLNDTEVPVLTERYESIRKTVEDIERRLRNKDADITDAKRERQHFANRIEELAAERSRLETKNQEIDAEITATQEQIEDQRRLIGELEARQKEFSDELTGLHEKRDQVLAEIRVLDQRSLELSGAMERIRMQIDALEEREQSLLAELAVLREQAGDVETDLDLAAIDAGIAEAERALKKIGAVNMLAIEECDRVAARVEERTEKKEVLSRERMMLLERIEKYEKMKYDAFMVAFTAIDTNFREIFARLTDGTGRLILDNEEDPFAGGMTFAVQPRDKKVHLLSSLSGGEKSLTTLAFIFSIQQFMPAPFYALDEVDMFLDGNNVGRIATMMSELSGNAQSIIVSLRKPMIERADRIVGVTIRADKSTYVTGVQNNG; translated from the coding sequence TTGTACATCACGCAGCTTGAGATCGACAACTTCAAGTCTTTCGCCAGAAAGACGAAAATTCCTTTTTTCGAAGGATTTACCGTCGTCTCAGGCCCGAACGGCTCCGGAAAGAGCAACATCATCGACAGTGTCCTCTTCGTCCTGGCCCTCTCGGGTGCGCGGGGGCTGCGGGCCGAGAAACTGACCGATCTCATCAACGTCAACTCCGGGAAGAACACCGCCGAGGTGACGGCCACGTTCTCGGACGGCACGACGGTTCGCCGCCGGATCAAGCGGACGCCGACGGGATACTACAGTTACAACTATCTCAACAACCGTCTCTGCAAGCAGGCCGACGTCATCGAGTTTCTCGCGAAGATCGGGATCAAGCCGGAAGGCTACAACGTCGTGATGCAGGGTGATATCACCCGCATCATGGAGATGACCGACGGCGAGCGGCGGAAGATCATCGACGAGATAGCGGGTGTCGCCGAGTTCGATCACAAGCGCGGACAGGCGTTCTCGGAGCTCGAGGTGGTGCGGGAGCGGCTCGAGCGCGAGGAACTTCTCTTGAACGAGCTCGTGGCACGGCTGGACGCGCTCCAGCATGAGCGCGAGCAGGCGATGGAATACCGGCGGTGGCAGGAGGGGCTCGAGCACCTCGGACAGTGTCGGGGGGCGGCACTCGTCCGGCAGAAAGAGCAGGAGATCGGTACCCTTCACGGTCTCATGCACGACCAGCAGGCGGCGATCGCACGCACCGAAGGCGAGGTCGAAGCCGTCCGGGGAGAGATCGAGGAGGCGCACGGACGCCAGCAGGCCGTCGAGGAGGAGATAAACCACAAGAGCGGTCCCGAGTATCTCGAACTCGTCGGACGGCTCGAAGAGGCGCGAAGCGCGATCAAACTCGGCGAGAAGACCATCGAACGGCTGAAGGTCAACCGCGACGAGAATGCCGAGGCCGTCCAGCGGGTCTACCTTGATGGCAAACGCGCCGAGGCGAAAGTCGAGGAATGTGTTGCGCAGATCCGCAACCTCTCGATCGACCGGGCGAACCTCGCCATGGAACTCGCGACGCAGCGCGACGAGATGAAGGAGGTCGAGGATCGCATCGCGAGCGGGAGCAAGGAGGTCGAAGGGGTAAAAGACCAGCTCTTCGCAACGATGCAGGATCTCGAGAGCAAGAAGGAGCTCCGGTCGAAGATCCTCCGCGAGCAGGACATCTTCATCGAGAAGAGCCGGATGCGCACGTCGGAGCGGGAACGCCTGGACGCGCGTATCGCCCAGATCGAGGAGGAGCTCACGAACAAGCAGGAGCAGGTCGCTGAGTACTCATCCTGCATGGCCGACTGCGAGGCACAGAAACGCCAGATCGAGCGGGATCTCTCCGAGGCGGAGAGCACGCTTTTTGGGCGGCGCTCGGCGCTCGACCGGCTGAAGAAGGAGATCCGGGAGAACGAGCAGAACCTGATGCGCTTTGAAGCGCAGCAGCAGGCACACGGTGATGCCGGCGGGAAGGCGATGGATGTCGTGCTCGGCATGGACGGCGTCCACGGCACCGTCGCGCAGCTCGGGCGTGCTCCTCCGGAGTACGCGACCGCGCTCGACGTGGCGGCGATGGGCCGGCTCAGGTGGGTCATCGTCGATACCGACTCGGTGGCGTCCGATGCGATCCGCTACTTAAAAGAGAACCGGCTCGGGCGGGTCACGTTCCTGCCGCTCAACAAACTCAGGCCCCCGATCCTCTCGCCGCTCGAGGCCGATCCCGGGATCGTCGGCTACGCGGTCGATCTCCTGGAGTTCGATCCGGCGTTCGACCGCGCGTTCCGTGTCGTCTTCGGCGCGACGGTGGTGGTGGATACCCTCGACCGTGCGCGGCGGATGATGGGCCGGTACAAGATGGTCACCATCGAGGGTGATGTCGTCGAGAGGAGCGGCGCCATGACCGGCGGTTCCCAGGGAAAGAAGGTCCGCGGGTTCGGGGTGGCGGTCGACGACGAGATCGCGCGGGTGCGTGCGAAGCTTGCCGAACTCGAGGCGGAAGCGGGCGAGATTGAGGCGTCCATCGGTCGATTTGCCGTGGCCGCGGAGTCGAAACGGGCGGAGCGGAGTTCGATCGAAGAGCAGGTTGCACGCTACCGCATGCTGGTGGACGAGTACCAGAAGCGTATCGAGGTGCTCTCCGGCGAGAAGCGGACGCTCGAAGAGAGTCTGCGCGAGATGCTCGATTCCGCGAAGACCGGCGGCGAGGAGCTTGCGCGGCTTGAGGGGGATCTCGAGCGGATAACCGGCGAGATCGCGCAGGTGTCGGCGGAGATCGACGACCTGAAGAAGAAACTCAACGACACCGAGGTTCCGGTGCTCACCGAGCGGTACGAGAGCATCCGCAAGACTGTCGAGGATATCGAGCGGCGGCTCCGGAACAAGGACGCCGACATCACCGACGCGAAGCGCGAGCGCCAGCACTTCGCGAACCGCATCGAGGAACTTGCGGCGGAACGGAGCCGCCTGGAGACGAAGAACCAGGAGATCGACGCCGAGATCACGGCAACACAGGAGCAGATCGAGGATCAGCGGCGCCTGATCGGCGAGCTCGAGGCGCGCCAGAAGGAGTTCTCCGACGAACTTACGGGCCTGCACGAGAAGCGCGACCAGGTTCTTGCGGAGATCCGGGTGCTCGACCAGCGCTCTCTGGAACTCTCGGGCGCGATGGAACGGATCCGGATGCAGATCGACGCTCTCGAGGAGCGGGAACAGTCGCTCCTGGCGGAACTTGCGGTGCTCCGGGAGCAGGCCGGCGACGTGGAGACGGATCTCGATCTCGCTGCTATCGATGCCGGGATTGCAGAAGCCGAGCGGGCGTTAAAGAAGATCGGCGCGGTGAACATGCTCGCGATCGAGGAATGCGACCGGGTTGCCGCCCGCGTCGAGGAGCGAACGGAGAAGAAAGAGGTGCTCTCGCGGGAGCGGATGATGCTTCTCGAGCGGATCGAGAAGTACGAGAAGATGAAGTACGACGCCTTCATGGTTGCTTTTACCGCGATCGATACGAATTTCCGCGAGATCTTCGCGCGCCTGACCGACGGGACCGGGAGGCTCATCCTCGACAACGAGGAGGATCCCTTCGCCGGCGGGATGACGTTTGCGGTACAGCCGCGCGACAAGAAGGTGCACCTCCTCTCCTCGCTCTCGGGGGGTGAGAAGTCGCTCACCACGCTCGCGTTCATCTTCTCCATCCAGCAGTTCATGCCCGCGCCGTTCTACGCGCTCGATGAAGTGGATATGTTCCTCGATGGGAACAACGTCGGCCGCATCGCCACCATGATGAGCGAGCTCTCGGGGAACGCGCAGTCGATCATCGTCTCGCTTCGAAAGCCGATGATCGAGCGCGCCGACCGCATCGTGGGCGTGACAATCCGCGCCGACAAGAGCACTTACGTGACCGGTGTGCAGAACAATGGATGA